Proteins from a single region of Callithrix jacchus isolate 240 chromosome 12, calJac240_pri, whole genome shotgun sequence:
- the LOC100390666 gene encoding UPF0729 protein C18orf32 homolog codes for MVCIPCIVIPVLLWIYKKFLEPYIYPLISPFVGRIWPKKAVQETNDTNKGKVDCKGADMNGLPTKGPTEISDKKKD; via the coding sequence ATGGTGTGCATTCCTTGTATTGTCATTCCAGTTCTGCTCTGGATCTACAAAAAATTCCTGGAGCCATACATATACCCTCTGATTTCCCCCTTCGTTGGTCGTATATGGCCTAAAAAAGCTGTACAAGAAACCAATGATACAAACAAAGGCAAAGTAGACTGTAAGGGTGCAGACATGAATGGATTACCAACAAAAGGACCAACAGAGATCTCTGATAAAAAGAAAGACTAA